The sequence GCGGCGTCAGGATGAAACTCTCCAGCACCTGGCCGATGCCGTACACGATGGCGACGGCGATCAAGCCATGCAGGCCGTCGAATTGCAGCATTGCCGCAATCAGCGCCAGCGCCAGTCCGAGACCGAAGCCGACATAGGGAATAAATACCAGCAAACCGGTAATAATGCCAACCGGCAATGCCACATCAAAACCGGCAATCGCCAGTCCGGTCGAATAATAAATCGCCAGAACCAACATTACCAGCAATTGCCCGCGCAAATATTGCGCCAGCAGGCTGTCGACCTCTTGCGTCATGGCGGCGGTCTTGCCTTGCCAGCGGCGCGGCACCAGCTTGCCGACCCGGTCGACGATGGAATGCCAGTCTTGCAACAGATAAAACAACACTACCGGCACCAGCAGGATCGTGGCCAGCCAGCCCAGCACCGCGGTACCGCCGACCTTCACCGAGGCCAGCACCGAAGTCCAGATTTCATCGCCGCTGGTGGACAGCTGCTTGGTCAGCATCTCCTTGATGCCGGTGCCGTCCAGCCGCACATTGATGCCGAAGTCCTGCAGATGCGGGCCGATCACGCCGTCCAGCTTGGTGAGGAAGGTCGGAATCTGGTTTTGCAATAATGGCAACTCCTTGCGCAGTACCGGGATCACGATCAGGATCACCGCCAGGATGGCGAACACCAGCAGCAGGATCACGATCAGCACCGCCAGCGCGCGCGGGAAGGGAAACTTGCCGATACGCCGGCGCGACAGCCAGTCCACGCCCGGATTCAGGGCGTAGGCGAGAATGGCGGAGGCGATGAAAGGGGTCAGGATAGGCCCCAGAGCCACCATCAGCGCCACCAGCAGCAGCGCAATTCCCAGCCACAACGCAGTTTGTTTTTGTTCGTCTGTAAAAGAAAATGGCATGGAATCGAGAGTTTGGTGGATCGGTTTGATAAAATACCGCTTTTACCGCGCATTTCATCGCATATACAGCGATGTATATATAATAGATGCGAGATGCGCGGCCGAATTTCTCTATTTTACCGCCTCTGCCGCCAATCACATCATGACTTCCACTTCAAACGTTTCCAACGTGCCACTCTCTTACCGTGACGCCGGTGTCGATATCGACGCTGGCGACGCCCTGGTAGAGGCCATCAAGCCTTTCGCCAAGCGCACCATGCGGGAGGGGGTGATGGGCGGCATCGGCGGTTTCGGCGCCCTGTTCGAAATCAGCAAGAAATTCAAGGAACCGGTGCTGGTATCCGGCACCGACGGCGTCGGCACCAAGCTGAAGCTGGCTTTCCACCTGAAACGCCACGACACGGTCGGCATCGACCTGGTGGCGATGAGCGTCAACGATATCCTGGTGCAAGGCGCCGAGCCGCTGTTCTTCCTCGACTATTTCGCCTGTGGCAAGCTGGACGTACCTAGCGCCACCGACGTCATCAAGGGTATCGCCAAGGGTTGCGAACTGGCGGGCTGCGCTCTGATCGGCGGCGAGACCGCTGAAATGCCAAGCATGTATCCGGACGGCGAATACGACCTGGCGGGCTTTGCCGTCGGCGCCGTGGAAAAATCCAAGCTGATCGACGGCACCAAGATCATCCCGGGCGACGTCGTGCTGGGCCTGGCGTCATCGGGCGCGCATTCCAACGGCTACTCGCTGGTGCGCAAGATCATCGAAGTCGCCAAGCCAGACCTGGACGGCGACTTCCACGGCCGCAAGCTGGCCGACGTGCTGATGGAACCTACCCGCATCTACGTCAAGCCCCTGCTGGCCTTGATGGAAGCGATGGAAGTTAAAGGCATGGTGCACATCACCGGTGGCGGCCTGGTGGAAAACATCCCACGCGTACTGCAAGACAATTTGACCGCTGTCCTGCGCAGCGATGCCTGGACCATGCCGCCGCTGTTCACCTGGCTGCAGCAGCACGGCCAGGTAGCCGACGCTGAAATGCACCGGGTGTTCAACTGCGGCATCGGCATGACCGTGATCGTCTCCAAGGAAAACGCTGCGGCCGCAGTAGCCCAACTGACAGCAGCCGGCGAAACCGTCAACGTCATCGGTGAAATCCGCGCCCGCGCCGAAGGCGAAGCGCAAACCATCGTCATCTAAGCGCTCATCCGCTGAGGCAATAAAAAAGACGGCCTAGGTCGTAATGCCGTTCACTTAAGCTCCGAACGGCATTCTTTAGGTGGACCAATGCGGTCATTCCGTCATCCCCGC comes from Collimonas pratensis and encodes:
- a CDS encoding AI-2E family transporter, with product MPFSFTDEQKQTALWLGIALLLVALMVALGPILTPFIASAILAYALNPGVDWLSRRRIGKFPFPRALAVLIVILLLVFAILAVILIVIPVLRKELPLLQNQIPTFLTKLDGVIGPHLQDFGINVRLDGTGIKEMLTKQLSTSGDEIWTSVLASVKVGGTAVLGWLATILLVPVVLFYLLQDWHSIVDRVGKLVPRRWQGKTAAMTQEVDSLLAQYLRGQLLVMLVLAIYYSTGLAIAGFDVALPVGIITGLLVFIPYVGFGLGLALALIAAMLQFDGLHGLIAVAIVYGIGQVLESFILTPRLVGERIGLHPLVVIFALMAFGQLFGFVGILLALPCSAVMSVVVKHVKAHYLDSSFYQN
- the purM gene encoding phosphoribosylformylglycinamidine cyclo-ligase; the protein is MTSTSNVSNVPLSYRDAGVDIDAGDALVEAIKPFAKRTMREGVMGGIGGFGALFEISKKFKEPVLVSGTDGVGTKLKLAFHLKRHDTVGIDLVAMSVNDILVQGAEPLFFLDYFACGKLDVPSATDVIKGIAKGCELAGCALIGGETAEMPSMYPDGEYDLAGFAVGAVEKSKLIDGTKIIPGDVVLGLASSGAHSNGYSLVRKIIEVAKPDLDGDFHGRKLADVLMEPTRIYVKPLLALMEAMEVKGMVHITGGGLVENIPRVLQDNLTAVLRSDAWTMPPLFTWLQQHGQVADAEMHRVFNCGIGMTVIVSKENAAAAVAQLTAAGETVNVIGEIRARAEGEAQTIVI